The Mobula birostris isolate sMobBir1 chromosome 11, sMobBir1.hap1, whole genome shotgun sequence genome has a segment encoding these proteins:
- the LOC140205130 gene encoding transmembrane protein 80-like isoform X1, translating into MVLMKVNYASVLSSIPLQMVYYLNICYYIFYFLTTLLMVIYKSQVFSFPDGNLALDLILLNLMIILEVIRLYHGFKGNLTEEAIPIVINMVLTIGSMLFSLYYLLWQTYVLRADVIINAILLVIYGLEEVLDIIAISAFVRIYT; encoded by the exons ATGGTGTTGATGAAAG TGAATTATGCTTCTGTT CTTTCCTCCATCCCTCTACAGATGGTTTACTACTTAAATATatgttattatatattttattttcttaCCACTTTGCTAATGGTTATCTACAAAA gTCAGGTTTTTAGTTTCCCAGATGGTAATCTGGCTCTTGATTTGATTCTTCTGAATCTTATGATAATTCTGGAAGTGATAAGGCTATACCATG GTTTCAAAGGGAATCTGACTGAAGAAGCAATTCCAATAGTTATTAACATGGTTCTGACAATTGGAAGTATGTTGTTTTCCTTGTACTACTTGTTGTGGCAGACCTATGTGCTGAGAGCGGATGTAATAATCAATGCAATCCTGCTGGTAATTTATGGATTGGAGGAAGTACTGGACATAATTGCTATTTCAGCTTTTGTAAG GATCTACACGTGA
- the LOC140205130 gene encoding transmembrane protein 80-like isoform X2, whose translation MVLMKVNYASVLSSIPLQMVYYLNICYYIFYFLTTLLMVIYKSQVFSFPDGNLALDLILLNLMIILEVIRLYHGFKGNLTEEAIPIVINMVLTIGSMLFSLYYLLWQTYVLRADVIINAILLVIYGLEEVLDIIAISAFVR comes from the exons ATGGTGTTGATGAAAG TGAATTATGCTTCTGTT CTTTCCTCCATCCCTCTACAGATGGTTTACTACTTAAATATatgttattatatattttattttcttaCCACTTTGCTAATGGTTATCTACAAAA gTCAGGTTTTTAGTTTCCCAGATGGTAATCTGGCTCTTGATTTGATTCTTCTGAATCTTATGATAATTCTGGAAGTGATAAGGCTATACCATG GTTTCAAAGGGAATCTGACTGAAGAAGCAATTCCAATAGTTATTAACATGGTTCTGACAATTGGAAGTATGTTGTTTTCCTTGTACTACTTGTTGTGGCAGACCTATGTGCTGAGAGCGGATGTAATAATCAATGCAATCCTGCTGGTAATTTATGGATTGGAGGAAGTACTGGACATAATTGCTATTTCAGCTTTTGTAAGGTAA